A region from the Thauera humireducens genome encodes:
- a CDS encoding substrate-binding periplasmic protein: protein MKNDRRRLLLAAGAVLAQAALPGAARALAADTTVETQQPGALRIAVYADFPPYSARGKGVDVALGKALAEKLGLRAEFVEFPPGEDMGDDLRNMVWRGHYLGTRPGDLMLHVPVDARFAAQHDKVKIFGPYHLETMAIARNPARVPPVAGSAAVGLEVFTREAIGAEVDTHASDFLLHVLNGRLREQVRHFRSLAEAVEAMRRGEVAAVMGTHTELQGALGGEGNFALDRLTLPEMRASQWPIGMAVKADAGPLADALAGALAELQRSGALARLYAEHGLSLNTP, encoded by the coding sequence ATGAAGAATGACCGCCGCCGCCTCCTGCTGGCCGCCGGTGCCGTGCTCGCCCAGGCCGCCCTGCCCGGTGCCGCCCGTGCGCTCGCCGCGGACACCACGGTCGAAACGCAGCAGCCCGGCGCACTGCGCATCGCGGTGTATGCCGACTTCCCGCCCTACTCGGCGCGCGGCAAGGGCGTGGATGTGGCGCTCGGCAAGGCGCTGGCCGAGAAGCTCGGACTGCGCGCCGAATTCGTCGAGTTCCCCCCCGGCGAAGACATGGGCGACGACCTGCGCAACATGGTGTGGCGCGGCCACTATCTCGGCACGCGTCCGGGCGACTTGATGCTGCACGTGCCCGTCGATGCGCGCTTCGCCGCACAGCACGACAAGGTGAAGATTTTCGGCCCCTACCACCTCGAGACCATGGCCATCGCCCGCAACCCGGCACGTGTGCCGCCGGTCGCCGGATCGGCCGCGGTGGGGCTGGAGGTCTTCACCCGCGAAGCGATCGGCGCCGAGGTGGACACGCACGCCAGCGACTTCCTGCTGCACGTGCTCAACGGCCGCCTGCGCGAGCAGGTACGGCACTTCCGTTCGCTCGCCGAAGCCGTCGAGGCGATGCGGCGCGGGGAGGTCGCCGCCGTAATGGGCACGCACACCGAACTGCAGGGCGCGCTGGGTGGCGAGGGCAACTTCGCCCTCGACCGCCTAACGCTGCCCGAGATGCGCGCCAGCCAGTGGCCGATCGGCATGGCGGTGAAGGCCGATGCCGGACCGCTGGCCGATGCGCTGGCGGGCGCGCTCGCCGAGTTGCAGCGCTCCGGCGCGCTTGCCCGGCTCTATGCCGAACACGGCCTGAGCCTCAACACGCCCTGA
- the katG gene encoding catalase/peroxidase HPI has product MSENSMNTAGKCPVMHGGNTAAANSVMAWWPKALNLDILHQHDTKTNPLGADFNYREELKKLDVDALKNDLKALMTDSQEWWPADWGHYGGLMIRMAWHAAGTYRIADGRGGGGTGNQRFAPLNSWPDNGNLDKARRLLWPIKKKYGNKISWADLIILAGNMAYESMGFKTFGFAFGREDIWHPEKDIYWGSEREWLAPSGSEGSRYSGQRDLENPLAAVMMGLIYVNPEGVDGKPDPIKTAHDMRVTFARMAMNDEETVALTAGGHTVGKTHGNGSAANLGPAPEGADLEEQGFGWMNHTTRGIGRNAVTSGIEGAWTTHPTKWDNGYFDMLFKHDWWLQKSPAGAWQWEPVNIKEEDMPVDVEDPSIRRKPIMTDADMALRFDSEYRKIAERFRNDQAYFEEVFARAWFKLTHRDMGPKARYIGPDVPAEDLIWQDPVPAGNKGYDVAAVKAKIAAAGLSVSEMVATAWDSARTFRGSDYRGGANGARIRLAPQKDWEGNEPARLAKVLAAYEKIAAETGASVADVIVLGGNVGLEQAIKAAGFSVEVPFAPGRGDATQAQTDVESFEVLEPLHDGFRNWQKKDYVVQPEEMLLDRAQLLGLTAPEMTVLIGGMRVLGANHGGSQHGVFTDRVGALTNDFFVNLTDMRYSWKPSGRNSYAIVDRKSGATKWTATRVDLVFGSNSILRAYAEVYAQDDSKEKFVKDFVAAWTKVMNADRFDLK; this is encoded by the coding sequence ATGAGTGAGAACAGCATGAACACGGCGGGCAAGTGCCCGGTGATGCACGGCGGTAACACCGCCGCGGCCAATTCGGTCATGGCATGGTGGCCGAAGGCGCTTAACCTCGACATCCTCCACCAGCACGACACCAAGACCAATCCGCTGGGTGCGGACTTCAACTACCGCGAGGAGCTGAAGAAGCTCGACGTCGACGCGCTGAAGAACGACCTCAAGGCCCTGATGACCGACAGCCAGGAATGGTGGCCGGCCGACTGGGGCCACTACGGCGGCCTGATGATCCGCATGGCCTGGCATGCCGCGGGCACCTACCGCATCGCCGACGGCCGCGGTGGCGGCGGCACCGGCAACCAGCGCTTCGCCCCGCTCAACTCCTGGCCGGACAACGGCAACCTCGACAAGGCGCGCCGCCTGCTGTGGCCGATCAAGAAGAAGTACGGCAACAAGATCAGCTGGGCCGACCTGATCATCCTCGCGGGCAACATGGCCTACGAATCGATGGGATTCAAGACCTTCGGCTTCGCCTTCGGTCGCGAGGACATCTGGCACCCCGAGAAGGACATCTACTGGGGTTCGGAGCGGGAATGGCTTGCGCCCAGCGGCAGCGAGGGCTCGCGCTACTCCGGTCAGCGCGACCTCGAGAACCCGCTCGCCGCGGTGATGATGGGCCTGATCTACGTGAATCCGGAAGGCGTCGATGGCAAGCCCGACCCGATCAAGACCGCGCACGACATGCGCGTGACCTTCGCCCGCATGGCGATGAACGACGAGGAAACCGTGGCGCTGACCGCCGGTGGCCACACCGTCGGCAAGACGCACGGCAACGGCAGCGCGGCCAACCTCGGCCCGGCGCCCGAAGGGGCGGATCTCGAGGAGCAGGGCTTCGGCTGGATGAACCATACCACCCGCGGCATCGGACGCAACGCCGTGACCAGCGGCATCGAAGGTGCGTGGACCACGCATCCGACGAAGTGGGACAACGGCTACTTCGACATGCTGTTCAAGCACGACTGGTGGCTGCAGAAGTCGCCGGCCGGGGCCTGGCAGTGGGAGCCGGTGAACATCAAGGAAGAGGACATGCCGGTGGACGTGGAAGACCCGTCGATCCGCCGCAAGCCGATCATGACCGATGCCGACATGGCGCTGCGTTTCGACTCCGAGTACCGCAAGATCGCCGAGCGTTTCCGCAACGACCAGGCCTACTTCGAGGAGGTCTTCGCCCGTGCGTGGTTCAAGCTGACGCACCGCGACATGGGGCCGAAGGCGCGCTACATCGGCCCGGACGTACCTGCCGAGGATCTGATCTGGCAGGACCCCGTGCCTGCCGGCAACAAGGGCTATGACGTGGCCGCGGTGAAAGCGAAGATCGCCGCTGCCGGCCTGTCGGTGAGCGAGATGGTCGCCACCGCGTGGGACAGCGCCCGCACCTTCCGCGGCTCGGACTACCGGGGGGGCGCCAATGGTGCGCGCATCCGCCTGGCCCCGCAGAAGGACTGGGAGGGCAACGAGCCGGCGCGCCTGGCCAAGGTGCTGGCAGCGTACGAGAAGATCGCCGCCGAGACCGGTGCCAGCGTGGCGGACGTGATCGTGCTGGGCGGCAACGTCGGTCTGGAACAGGCGATCAAGGCCGCGGGCTTCAGTGTCGAGGTGCCGTTCGCCCCGGGCCGCGGCGACGCGACACAAGCGCAGACCGACGTCGAATCCTTCGAGGTACTCGAGCCGCTGCATGACGGCTTCCGCAACTGGCAGAAGAAGGACTACGTGGTCCAGCCCGAGGAGATGCTGCTCGACCGCGCCCAGTTGCTCGGCCTGACCGCGCCGGAGATGACGGTGCTGATCGGTGGCATGCGCGTGCTCGGCGCCAACCACGGTGGCAGCCAGCACGGCGTCTTCACCGATCGCGTCGGTGCGCTGACGAACGACTTCTTCGTCAATCTCACCGACATGCGCTACAGCTGGAAGCCCTCCGGGCGCAACAGCTACGCCATCGTCGATCGCAAGAGCGGCGCCACCAAGTGGACCGCGACCCGGGTCGATCTGGTTTTCGGTTCGAACTCGATCCTGCGCGCCTACGCCGAGGTGTATGCCCAGGACGACAGCAAGGAAAAGTTCGTGAAGGACTTCGTCGCGGCCTGGACGAAGGTCATGAACGCCGACCGTTTCGACCTGAAGTGA
- the bioA gene encoding adenosylmethionine--8-amino-7-oxononanoate transaminase, which yields MQRLGTVPPLPIARGEGVWLHDYAGARYFDANSSWWVNLFGHADARINAALREQLETLPHVMLAGCTHAPAVELAERLRAMTGGVLGHAFYASDGASAVEIALKMSFHAWRNLGRSDKREFVCLRQGYHGETLGALAVTDVAVFRDAYDPLLMRAHLVMSPDARQALPGESAADVAARALADVRALFEARHEHIAAVIVEPLVQCAAGMALHDAAYLRGLRALCDAFDVHLIADEIAVGCGRTGSFFAFEQAALPGEAPLWPDFVCLSKGISGGYLPLSLVLTRDAIYEVFLDDDVARGFLHSHSYTGNALACRAALAVLDRFAEDDVLARNRATAPLLSTALAPLGDDARIEHLRHTGMIWAFDVRADVAGERFAERFHLAGRDNGLLIRPIGHTVYLMPPYLLDAELAQWLATQTLTTLEQTLANRPRNSRPDADRAPEPATA from the coding sequence ATGCAGCGCCTGGGCACCGTGCCGCCGCTGCCGATCGCGCGCGGCGAAGGCGTGTGGCTGCATGACTACGCCGGAGCCCGCTACTTCGATGCCAACAGCTCGTGGTGGGTGAATCTGTTCGGCCACGCGGATGCGCGCATCAATGCGGCACTGCGCGAGCAACTGGAGACCCTGCCGCACGTGATGCTGGCGGGCTGCACGCATGCACCCGCCGTCGAGCTGGCCGAGCGCCTGCGCGCCATGACCGGCGGTGTGCTCGGCCATGCCTTCTACGCCAGCGACGGGGCCTCGGCGGTGGAGATCGCGCTCAAGATGAGCTTCCACGCCTGGCGTAACCTGGGGCGCAGCGACAAGCGCGAGTTCGTCTGCCTGCGCCAAGGTTATCACGGTGAAACGCTCGGAGCCCTGGCCGTCACCGACGTCGCCGTGTTCCGCGACGCCTACGATCCGCTGCTGATGCGGGCCCATCTCGTGATGTCGCCCGACGCGCGCCAGGCCCTGCCCGGCGAGTCGGCTGCGGACGTGGCCGCCCGTGCGCTCGCCGACGTGCGGGCACTGTTCGAGGCGCGGCACGAACACATCGCCGCCGTCATCGTCGAGCCGCTGGTGCAGTGCGCGGCCGGCATGGCCCTGCACGACGCCGCCTACCTGCGCGGTCTGCGCGCCCTGTGCGACGCGTTCGACGTCCACCTGATCGCCGACGAGATTGCCGTGGGCTGCGGCCGCACCGGCAGCTTCTTCGCCTTCGAGCAGGCGGCGCTACCCGGCGAGGCGCCGCTGTGGCCCGACTTCGTCTGCCTGTCGAAGGGTATCAGCGGCGGCTATCTGCCCCTGTCGCTGGTACTGACGCGCGATGCGATCTACGAGGTCTTCCTCGACGACGACGTGGCACGCGGCTTCCTGCACTCGCACTCCTACACCGGCAACGCGCTCGCCTGCCGCGCCGCGCTCGCCGTGCTCGACCGCTTTGCAGAGGACGACGTACTGGCGCGCAACCGTGCCACCGCCCCGCTGCTGAGTACCGCACTGGCGCCGCTTGGCGACGACGCGCGCATCGAGCACCTGCGCCACACGGGCATGATCTGGGCCTTCGACGTACGCGCCGACGTGGCAGGCGAGCGCTTCGCCGAACGCTTCCATCTCGCCGGCCGCGACAACGGCCTGCTGATCCGTCCGATCGGCCACACCGTCTACCTGATGCCGCCCTACCTGCTCGACGCAGAGCTTGCGCAGTGGCTCGCCACGCAGACCCTGACAACGCTCGAGCAGACGCTCGCCAACCGCCCGCGGAATTCGCGCCCCGATGCTGATCGCGCACCTGAACCAGCGACGGCTTGA
- a CDS encoding histidine phosphatase family protein produces MNALVATTLLLASLLAAAPVLAADALWAALRGGGHVALMRHATAPGVGDPDGFKVEDCATQRNLSAVGRDEARRIGERFRAQGIAAARVYASQWCRCLDTARLLDLGEITPFAGLNSFFRDGAREAVQTAEVRALIARELASGAPAQGPLVLVTHQVNITALSGIVPASGEIVVLRADGDALTVVGRMRADD; encoded by the coding sequence ATGAATGCCCTTGTCGCCACCACGCTCCTCCTTGCCAGCCTCCTCGCCGCCGCCCCCGTGCTGGCGGCGGATGCCTTGTGGGCCGCGCTGCGCGGCGGCGGACATGTCGCGCTGATGCGCCATGCCACCGCGCCGGGGGTGGGTGACCCGGACGGGTTCAAGGTCGAGGACTGCGCTACCCAGCGCAACCTGTCGGCGGTGGGTCGTGACGAGGCGCGGCGCATCGGCGAGCGTTTTCGGGCGCAGGGTATCGCCGCCGCGCGCGTCTACGCCAGCCAGTGGTGCCGCTGCCTCGATACCGCGCGCTTGCTGGACCTGGGCGAGATCACGCCATTCGCCGGGCTGAATTCCTTCTTCCGCGACGGGGCGCGCGAAGCCGTGCAGACGGCCGAAGTGCGTGCGCTGATCGCGCGCGAGCTGGCGTCGGGCGCGCCCGCGCAGGGGCCGCTGGTGCTCGTCACGCATCAGGTCAACATCACCGCGCTCAGCGGCATCGTTCCGGCGTCGGGCGAGATCGTAGTGTTGCGTGCCGACGGCGATGCGCTGACGGTGGTCGGGCGGATGCGCGCGGACGACTGA
- the bioD gene encoding dethiobiotin synthase translates to MNALPATRPASALDGVFVTGTDTEIGKTAISAALVGLLARTGLRVAGLKPIAAGTALIDGERINEDVHALRAVSSVTLDVPEICPCQLDAACAPHIAARLEGRTIDRDAVLAAVHAAAARCDRLVVEGVGGFNVPFDDDGRWSSADLAVDLGLPVILVVGLRLGCINHALLTAEAVRARGLHLCGWVANVVDPRMPHLDGNLDALARGLGSAPCLGLVPRLPVASPTAIAPYLNVPAIHALFRSNSLSTETA, encoded by the coding sequence ATGAATGCCCTCCCCGCCACCCGGCCCGCTTCCGCGCTTGACGGCGTGTTCGTGACCGGCACCGACACCGAGATCGGCAAGACCGCGATCAGCGCCGCCCTGGTCGGCCTGCTCGCCCGCACGGGCCTGCGTGTCGCCGGCCTCAAGCCCATCGCCGCCGGCACCGCATTGATCGACGGCGAACGCATCAACGAGGACGTGCACGCCCTGCGCGCGGTCAGCTCGGTCACCCTCGACGTACCGGAGATCTGCCCCTGCCAGCTCGACGCCGCCTGCGCGCCACACATCGCCGCGCGGCTGGAAGGCCGGACCATCGACCGTGACGCCGTGCTCGCCGCCGTCCATGCGGCCGCCGCACGTTGCGACCGCCTCGTCGTCGAGGGCGTCGGCGGCTTCAACGTGCCCTTCGACGACGACGGCCGCTGGAGCAGCGCCGACCTCGCGGTCGACCTCGGCCTGCCGGTCATCCTCGTCGTCGGCCTGCGCCTGGGCTGCATCAACCACGCGCTGCTGACCGCCGAAGCCGTGCGCGCCCGCGGCCTGCACCTGTGCGGCTGGGTCGCCAACGTCGTCGATCCGCGGATGCCCCATCTCGACGGCAACCTCGACGCCCTGGCCCGCGGTCTCGGGTCCGCGCCCTGCCTCGGCCTCGTGCCGCGCCTGCCGGTCGCGAGCCCCACGGCCATCGCGCCCTACCTCAACGTTCCGGCGATCCACGCCCTTTTCAGATCCAACTCACTATCGACGGAGACAGCATGA
- the bioF gene encoding 8-amino-7-oxononanoate synthase: MLIAHLNQRRLEREAAALGRRRRIAETPCGPRQRLQAADGTTRELLGFCSNDYLGLAHHPELVAALAEGAARWGAGSGASHLVSGHSRAHAELEAALAALLSPCIPGAEALLFCSGYMANLALLTTLGDGEAAIFADKLNHASLIDGGLLADAQMRRYPHGRLDLLDAMLCNCRAAIKLIVTDAVFSMDGDLAPLPALLALAERHDAWLIVDDAHGFGVLGADGRGALSHFGLRSERLIHMGTLGKAAGVGGAFVAAHPAIIDALVQGGRSYIYTTAMPPAQAHALAASLRLIAGDEGRRRRQHLEALVADLRTRLHALIARRPACGWRLADSQTAIQPLIVGDNTTALALSAALETRGLWVPAIRPPTVPAHTARLRITLSAAHAATDVARLCDALEQLSEEPLQP, encoded by the coding sequence ATGCTGATCGCGCACCTGAACCAGCGACGGCTTGAGCGCGAGGCCGCGGCGCTGGGTCGCCGCCGGCGGATTGCCGAAACCCCCTGCGGCCCCCGGCAACGACTGCAGGCAGCAGATGGCACGACGCGCGAATTGCTGGGCTTCTGCAGCAACGACTACCTCGGGCTGGCGCATCACCCCGAACTGGTCGCCGCGCTGGCGGAGGGCGCGGCACGCTGGGGCGCGGGCAGCGGGGCCTCGCACCTGGTGAGCGGGCACAGCCGCGCGCACGCCGAGCTCGAGGCCGCGCTCGCCGCCCTGCTCTCGCCCTGCATCCCGGGTGCCGAGGCGCTGCTCTTCTGCAGCGGCTACATGGCCAACCTCGCGCTGCTGACCACGCTCGGCGACGGCGAGGCCGCGATCTTCGCCGACAAGCTCAACCACGCCTCGCTGATCGACGGCGGCCTCTTGGCCGACGCCCAGATGCGGCGCTATCCGCATGGCCGCCTCGACCTGCTCGACGCCATGCTGTGCAACTGCAGGGCAGCGATCAAGCTCATCGTCACCGACGCGGTGTTCAGCATGGATGGCGACCTCGCGCCGCTGCCCGCGCTGCTGGCGCTGGCCGAGCGCCACGACGCCTGGCTCATCGTCGACGACGCGCACGGGTTCGGCGTGCTGGGCGCGGACGGCCGCGGCGCTCTGTCGCACTTCGGCCTGCGCAGCGAGCGCCTGATCCACATGGGCACGCTCGGCAAGGCCGCCGGGGTGGGCGGCGCCTTCGTCGCAGCGCACCCGGCGATCATCGATGCGCTCGTCCAGGGCGGGCGCAGCTACATCTACACCACTGCAATGCCGCCAGCCCAGGCGCATGCGCTGGCGGCCAGCCTGCGGCTGATTGCCGGCGACGAAGGCCGACGCCGGCGGCAGCACCTCGAGGCCCTGGTGGCCGACCTGCGCACGCGCCTGCACGCGCTGATCGCACGCCGCCCCGCTTGCGGCTGGCGGCTGGCAGACTCGCAAACTGCCATCCAGCCGCTGATCGTCGGCGACAATACGACTGCGCTCGCCCTGTCGGCCGCGCTCGAGACGCGCGGCCTGTGGGTGCCGGCCATCCGCCCGCCCACCGTGCCGGCGCACACCGCACGCCTGCGCATCACGCTGAGCGCCGCCCATGCGGCGACCGACGTCGCCCGACTGTGCGATGCGCTCGAACAGCTTTCCGAGGAACCGCTCCAGCCATGA
- a CDS encoding transporter: MNPSKRLRTALARSALAGYALAASGAASALDVDAGDYTALPEGTQLALVYYQHAEIDHLYADGRKGPGKLSTDAALFRYVYFTRIGDYIIDPQIIVPYVGIDAKGALADAGVNSPSGFGDTLLGATLWLHNDPKAGDYFGLTYFLSVPTGDYDRHDALNIGADRYSHILQAGYIKRLSPKWTMDLVLDATIHGDNKKANAAGDTLEQDTTWQAQAWLRYHVSDTLDLRASVSRYWGGETKLGGVSQDDETNRSKFTIGTAWFVEPSLQLIANVGRDISVDNGAKEDSRLNLRLLKVF; the protein is encoded by the coding sequence ATGAATCCATCCAAGCGCCTGCGCACCGCCCTCGCCCGCAGCGCCCTCGCCGGCTATGCGCTGGCCGCGTCCGGGGCCGCCTCGGCCCTCGACGTCGATGCCGGCGACTACACCGCGCTGCCCGAAGGCACGCAGCTCGCGCTGGTGTACTACCAGCATGCCGAGATCGACCATCTCTACGCCGACGGTCGCAAGGGGCCGGGCAAGCTCAGCACCGATGCGGCCTTGTTCCGCTACGTCTACTTCACCCGCATCGGCGACTACATCATCGACCCGCAGATCATCGTCCCCTACGTCGGCATCGACGCCAAGGGCGCGCTGGCCGATGCCGGTGTCAACAGCCCGAGCGGCTTCGGCGACACCCTGCTCGGCGCCACGCTGTGGCTGCACAACGACCCGAAGGCGGGCGACTACTTCGGCCTCACCTATTTCCTGTCGGTGCCCACCGGCGACTACGACCGCCACGACGCCCTCAACATCGGCGCCGACCGCTACAGCCACATCCTGCAGGCCGGCTACATCAAGCGCCTGAGCCCGAAGTGGACGATGGACCTGGTGCTGGACGCCACGATTCACGGCGACAACAAGAAGGCCAACGCCGCCGGCGACACGCTGGAGCAGGACACGACCTGGCAAGCCCAGGCCTGGCTGCGCTACCACGTGTCGGACACGCTCGACCTGCGCGCCAGCGTGTCGCGCTACTGGGGCGGCGAGACGAAACTGGGCGGCGTGTCGCAGGACGATGAAACGAATCGCTCGAAGTTCACGATCGGTACGGCCTGGTTCGTCGAACCCAGCCTGCAGCTGATCGCCAACGTCGGTCGCGACATCTCGGTGGACAACGGCGCCAAGGAAGACAGCCGGCTCAACCTGCGCCTGCTGAAGGTGTTCTGA